The stretch of DNA CCGTCGGGCTGCCACAGCTTCCACGGACGCAGGTTCATCATGCTCTCGGCGAAGAGCGTGGCAGCGTCGAGGTCCTCGGGATAGGCCTTCACCAGGTCGCGCATCGCGTTGGAGTAATCGATATCGAGCTGGTGCAGGTTCGCGTTCTTGTCGTTGGTGATGCGCTTGGAGAGCGCGGCGATATACGCGCGCTCCGCCGGCGTGGCCTTCGCGGCGAGAGACTCGGCTTTGCCGATGGCTTCATAGGCGATCTGCTCACGCTCCCAATCCACCGGCACGTTGTAGTTCGGGCCGACGGCGTAAGCGATGCCCCAGTAAGCCATCGCCATGTTGGGATCGAGCGCGGCGGCGCGCTGGAATGATTTGAGGGCCTCGGCGTGGTCGAAACCGTAGACCAGGTTCAGTCCCTGATCGAAGTACTTCTGTGCCTCCGGGCTGGAGGTGGTGACGGGATGGTGCATCGTACCGAGGCCGGGTTGGAGGGTGACGTCATTCGCCGATTTCTTTGCCGGAGCGGCGGCGGCGTGGTGCATCTGGGCGTTTACCTGGACGACGACAGGCACCGAAGCAAGGAAGATTGCCGTAACGATGAAGAGCAGGGGTTTGCGCATTGATACCTCCAAAGGATGGTGGTACAGGAGGGTCGTTAGGGTGCGGAAAAGTGTAAATCAGAGGTGCAGTCGCGAGCCAGTGCCAGCTAGAGGTTCCTGCCGTAGGTCGCGCGCACGCGCTTGGAGACGCGGAAGTAGGTGACCCAGACGCCGAGGAAGGCCGCAGTCCGCACCCATGCGACGACCGACCAGAGGCTGATGTGCATCCCGAGCGTCTGGTAGAACATCAGGCCGATGGTGAAGAGCGTGAGCGCGAGCACCAGCGCGAAGTAGACGCGCAGCAGCGTCAGCGCCCCCGGCCGCACGCGCCAGAGCTGGATGCCGGTGACCATGCCGTAGACGATGAGCGCAAGCGAGAGTGGCAGCGTCCAGTTGAGCGAGAGGTAGCGCAGGAAGGGCAGCAGGCGCAGCCCGTAAAGCGGATCGACGATGGTGATTCAGACGCAGAAGAGCAGCAGCCATCCGCCGACGCCGCGCAATTCGCCGGAGGGCGGGCTCGGCTGCGATGTGGCTTCGGGCGCGAGGGCGGGAGCTGCTGCTGTTGGCGCAATCGAGGGCGAGCCCGACGCGCCTGTCACAGTCAGGTCGGCGCCGCAGTTCACGCAGAAGCGCTCCGCGGCTTGCGCGGGTTGTCCGCAAGTTGGGCAGGTCATGTGCGGGGGAAGACTACAGGATTTGTGTCGCCCGCTAAAGCGGGCTCGAATCTGATTTTGGCCCGGGCACCCAGCGGGCGGGGGTGTCAAAGGGGCTTGATTCGATCGACTTCCTCCAGGGATGGGCCGATTCAAGGTCGAATCCCCCCTCCACTCGCAACGCGCCAAACCACGGCATCGAGATGTGTCTTAACCGATACAGATTCATCGTGCCGCGATATGGCGCTTGACCGAGGGAGGAAAGGGGGTCAGGCTTGCGCACGCTAGATGGCAATTGCAAAGAGCCTCATCGCTGGAATCGGTGCAGCAGGCGCAGCTATCTTGCTTGCGATGATTGTCGTCCCTGTCTTTCTGGCTGTTCGACACGGTCCGAATGTCGGGTGGAATCCCACCTCTTTCCTCGGGCGGTCTCCAATATTCTGGTTAATTGTGACTGCCTCATTCGTCGCGGCGTTCTATTGGCAGTTGCGGAGAGCTGGCACTTGAGTGACGCAAGTCGGCCGTTCATTTCGTCGCCGTAACCGCTTTTTCTCGGCATAGGACCGGTTCTCCGATTCGCGCGCCTGGCGCCGCCCCTCATTGAAGGCGCGGATACTAGCCAGCGGGCGGGGACGCCGGCGCTCCAATATCAGAGGATTTTCTTGCCGAAGGCACTGAGCGAGAGTTCGACGGCGAGGTCGGCCGTCCGATTGTGCTCGTCGATGACGGGATTGACCTCGACGATCTCGAAGCTCGTCATGCGGCCGTGGTCGGCGATGATCTCCATCGCGAGGTGGGCCTCGCGATAGGTGGCGCCGCCGCGGACCGGCGTGCCGACGCCGGGCGCGTCTTCGGGATCGATCCAGTCCATGTCGAGCGAGACGTGGTAGCCGGCAGTACCGCGGCCCGCCATACGCAACGCTTCTTCGATGATGGTGCGCATCCCGCGCTCATCGATATCGCGCATGGTGAAGACTTCCACGCCGGCGCGCCGCACGTTCTCTTTTTCGACCGCGTCGATATCCCGGACGCCGACCAGCACGCAGTTCTCGGGCTGCACCTTAGGCGCGAAGCCGAAGATGTTCGCCAGCTCGGGCGGACCGAGTCCCATGATGGCCGCGAGCGGCATGCCATGGACGTTCCCGCTGGGCGAGGTGTCGGGGGTGTTGATGTCGGTGTGGGCGTCGATCCAGATCAGTCCGATGCGCTGGTTCTGGCGGCGATGGAATTCGGCTACGCCGGCCACCGTGCCGGCCGCGACCGAGTGGTCGCCGCCGAGAACGAGCGGCGTCTTGCCGGCTTCGAGCGTCTTCAGGATGAGTTCTGCGTGCTTGGTGCACGTGGCGGTGATCTCTTTCAGATACTTGGCGTGCGGCGAGCCTTCCTTCTTCTGCTCCGCGATGGCGACGGCGATGTTGCCGGCGTCTTCGACGATGTGTCCGATAGCTTCAAGACGCGCTTCGAGCCCGGCGACGCGGACGGCGGACGGACCCATGTCCACCCCGCGGCGCGAGGCGCCCAGGTCGAGCGGGACGCCGATCACGACGATCTTCTTGGGGGTGATGGTGGGGATGGGCGGCGGAATGGGAGGCATCGTGGCCATGAGGGGGTTTCGAGGACTGCTGAAGACGTTCTTCTAGAAACCCCTATTCTAAACGGGGGCGGAGGAACCGGGCGGGAGCGGTATCAAGGTGGTCAGCCTAGGGCTGTAAGATTATGATTCTAGGGTGGTTAAAGTCAAAACCCACCACGGAGGCACGGAGCCACGGAGGTGGTTTTGGA from Acidobacteriota bacterium encodes:
- the rocF gene encoding arginase, with protein sequence MATMPPIPPPIPTITPKKIVVIGVPLDLGASRRGVDMGPSAVRVAGLEARLEAIGHIVEDAGNIAVAIAEQKKEGSPHAKYLKEITATCTKHAELILKTLEAGKTPLVLGGDHSVAAGTVAGVAEFHRRQNQRIGLIWIDAHTDINTPDTSPSGNVHGMPLAAIMGLGPPELANIFGFAPKVQPENCVLVGVRDIDAVEKENVRRAGVEVFTMRDIDERGMRTIIEEALRMAGRGTAGYHVSLDMDWIDPEDAPGVGTPVRGGATYREAHLAMEIIADHGRMTSFEIVEVNPVIDEHNRTADLAVELSLSAFGKKIL